One Lentimicrobium sp. L6 DNA segment encodes these proteins:
- a CDS encoding DUF4395 domain-containing protein, giving the protein MSIFNFGKTIEGKSFKVLEERNLRASAGIMFLLGLVAFNQVYFRYNYVVASYVSGFLMLNFIIGIFINPRFAPTMFLARLFVRKQTPIYIGAVQKRFAWSLGLTLASTIFILSLFLQNDVSYFIPVCVLCVICLVLIFTEMAFGICIGCKLYYLALYLKLLKQPEEKPNCMGDSCEV; this is encoded by the coding sequence ATGTCAATTTTTAATTTTGGAAAAACCATAGAAGGCAAATCCTTTAAAGTATTAGAAGAAAGAAACCTTAGAGCCAGTGCAGGTATAATGTTTTTATTGGGTTTGGTAGCTTTTAATCAAGTTTATTTCCGATACAACTATGTTGTTGCAAGCTATGTTTCTGGGTTTTTAATGTTAAATTTCATTATCGGGATATTTATCAACCCGAGGTTTGCACCCACCATGTTTTTGGCTAGATTATTTGTAAGAAAACAAACGCCAATTTATATTGGTGCAGTACAAAAGCGTTTTGCCTGGAGTTTAGGATTAACACTAGCCTCCACCATTTTTATCCTTTCCCTTTTCTTACAAAATGATGTAAGTTATTTTATTCCAGTTTGCGTATTATGTGTTATATGTTTGGTTCTCATCTTTACTGAAATGGCATTTGGGATATGTATTGGTTGCAAACTCTACTATTTAGCTCTTTACTTAAAACTCTTGAAGCAACCAGAAGAAAAGCCAAATTGTATGGGTGATTCTTGTGAGGTATAA
- a CDS encoding phytase — MKKKLNLLKYSMVVLLSINLISCGCKNNFDDEFPDVFASSQTTSVSSKGDAADDPAIWYNKKDASKSTIIATDKQKGLGVYNLHGDLLSFKAVGKINNCDVQYQLNIGNDQIDIIGGSNRTDNTVSIYRYNKQNSSVDSLALLKIPSLSEEIYGFCFYKNPDTQEIFSISIGKDGLLEQNLLYFDGQSIRYKNIRNYKFENQCEGLVADHENGTLFIGEEDFGIWKLNLRNRNSKKELVCDATIGKEIMADVEGLSIYFAKNGEGYLLASSQGNNSYAIFTRKSPHKYIGSFRIGEGKTIDGTCETDGIDVINLNMGNEYPNGFFIAQDGENKSNGKTNTQNFKLVPWEDIALSIQPPLLIDNQHKGF; from the coding sequence ATGAAAAAAAAATTAAACCTATTAAAATACTCTATGGTGGTTCTATTAAGCATAAATCTGATCAGCTGTGGCTGTAAAAATAATTTCGATGACGAATTTCCCGATGTTTTTGCAAGTTCACAAACCACATCTGTAAGCTCTAAAGGAGATGCAGCAGATGACCCTGCCATATGGTATAATAAAAAGGATGCAAGTAAAAGCACCATTATTGCAACAGATAAACAAAAAGGATTAGGGGTTTATAATTTACATGGCGATTTACTTTCATTTAAAGCGGTGGGTAAGATCAACAATTGTGATGTGCAATATCAGCTAAACATAGGTAATGATCAAATTGATATTATTGGAGGTTCTAACAGAACAGACAATACGGTATCCATTTATCGATACAACAAACAAAACTCATCAGTTGATTCACTTGCCCTCCTCAAAATACCAAGTCTTTCAGAAGAAATATATGGTTTTTGCTTCTACAAGAATCCGGACACTCAAGAAATCTTCAGTATCTCCATTGGAAAAGACGGATTATTGGAACAAAACCTGCTTTACTTTGATGGACAAAGTATCAGATACAAAAATATCAGAAACTATAAATTTGAAAACCAATGCGAAGGTTTAGTCGCCGACCATGAAAATGGAACCCTATTTATTGGAGAGGAAGATTTTGGAATTTGGAAATTAAATCTGCGCAATAGAAACTCTAAAAAAGAATTGGTTTGTGATGCCACTATTGGAAAAGAAATAATGGCTGATGTGGAAGGTCTTAGTATCTATTTTGCAAAAAATGGTGAGGGTTACTTATTAGCATCTAGCCAAGGAAATAATTCTTATGCCATTTTTACAAGAAAGAGCCCACACAAGTATATAGGAAGTTTTAGAATAGGAGAAGGTAAAACCATAGATGGAACCTGCGAAACAGATGGCATTGATGTGATAAACCTTAATATGGGGAATGAATATCCGAATGGCTTCTTTATAGCTCAAGATGGCGAGAACAAATCCAATGGAAAAACTAATACACAAAACTTTAAGTTAGTTCCATGGGAAGATATTGCATTATCAATACAACCTCCTCTTTTAATTGATAATCAACATAAAGGTTTTTAA
- a CDS encoding NAD(P)H-dependent oxidoreductase, with product MKKKKNILIINAHQYYKSSEGELNQHLVEFATTIFKEANHKVKITTIDTGYDIEEEAEKHEWANLIITQTPVYWFAGPWTYKKYIDEVFNKLIERRNIVISDGRSRHHNQQYGTGGTDHHKQFLLSSTWNAPQIAFDDTEQYLFQGKSLDEALIGITSVYKFCGFEILPGFACFDVKKAPQISNDLIRYKKILTNLI from the coding sequence ATGAAAAAGAAAAAAAACATACTGATCATCAATGCACATCAGTATTATAAAAGTTCTGAAGGAGAACTAAACCAACATTTAGTAGAATTTGCCACCACTATTTTTAAGGAGGCTAATCATAAAGTGAAAATTACAACCATTGATACTGGCTATGACATTGAAGAAGAAGCAGAGAAGCACGAGTGGGCCAACCTCATCATCACTCAAACTCCAGTGTATTGGTTTGCTGGGCCATGGACTTATAAAAAGTATATAGACGAAGTATTTAACAAGTTGATTGAACGACGAAATATCGTGATCAGCGATGGCCGTTCTCGTCACCACAATCAACAATACGGAACAGGAGGAACAGATCATCACAAACAATTTCTACTGTCTTCCACTTGGAACGCTCCTCAAATTGCTTTTGATGATACAGAACAATATCTATTTCAAGGAAAAAGTTTAGATGAAGCGCTTATTGGAATCACATCTGTTTACAAATTCTGTGGATTCGAAATATTACCAGGATTTGCTTGTTTCGATGTGAAAAAAGCACCTCAAATTAGCAACGATTTAATTCGATATAAAAAAATATTAACCAATTTAATTTAA